The DNA region CTGATATAAACCCAACTTAGCTGTGATGAGTGATTTCTAGTATGAATCGTTATATTATGTTTGAAaggattttctttaattttttatgtaaTACAATAATAGTTTCTATGGttctgtgttttctctttctctagtcTAGGTTTTAGGATTGTACTTGTCTTATAAAAAGAATCTGACTgagctttctttctcaatttttgagaataatttgtgtatgttgattttaattgttcttttaaaacAGAATAGAATTTTCCAATGAATTCATCAAGACCAGCgattccccctctctcccctcccgccttcccccctccccccaccctggcaGTTTCTTTATAGCtggttctatttccttttctgagactgggttatttaagatctctgtTTGATCTTCTCTCAGTttgggtattttatgtttttttgagAGGctccttatttccattttaactcGTGCCAAGTTTTTGCCTTACTATCTGGTCCATAGTAAGTGGTTTATAATTGCTTGATGGTTGTCTGACAGCCACTATACGTcggaagcagaacttgaacccaagtccttctgAATCCAAAGGCTGGCTTTTCTAACTGCTTCAGCAGTACACAGCACAAACAGAACAAAACTAAACCCAATTTGAAAAAACACGGTATCCTCTAACCGGTAGTGACTTTGAATTGCCTCTTCTAAGAGGTCAAGGTAGGTACCAGAGACGAAATTGTGAAGTAGGTACATGACGTTtgtgctttccttccttcttagttCTTATTATTCCTCTCCAGGTCAcaacccaccccctcccccaccccgcccccgctGCCCACGCTCCTCCCagggtcttcttttttttatggAGGTGTAGGTGATTGATCCGTCAGGCAGCATTCCAGTGGCCCCGCGCCTGGTAGTACTGGCTTTTCCAACAGTCACCATCAGCGTAGGGAACTGACCATAGACAGACTTAACTCCTGTCTCCAAGCCCCAGGCTCCCAACTCTTAGCTCTTTTAAGCGCCTGGCCTCAGGCAATGCGCATGGGTTACCAGACCATGGATTACCAGGGTCCCTACAGAGAGGACGTCAGTACCCTGACCCGCTTTGCCTTGGAGAGAAGCAAGCAAGCCAAAGGCACGGACCAGATGACTCAATTGCTCATTAGCCTCTGCGCTGCGGTCAAAGTCATTTCCTGCGCTGTGCGTAAAGCGGGAATCGTCCAACTCTATGGAATAACCGACCCTGCAAATGTGACGGACGAAGAAGTTAAGAAACTGGATGTCTTCTCCAACGAGCTGATTATTAACATGCTGAGGTCATCTTCTGCCACATGTGTCCTTGTTTCAGAAGAAAATACGCACGCCATAATAATAGAAccggaaaaaagagggaaatatgTGGTCTGTTTTGATCCTTTGGATGGTGCGTCTAACGTTGACTGCCTTGGGTCCATTGGCAGTATTTTTGGCATCTATAGAAGGACATCAACTGGTGAGCCTTCTCAGGATGATGCTCTGCAGCCTGGTCGGAATACAGTGGCCTCTGGGTATGCTCTATATGGCAGTGCCACAGTAATGGTGATCGCTATGGACTGTGG from Trichosurus vulpecula isolate mTriVul1 chromosome 1, mTriVul1.pri, whole genome shotgun sequence includes:
- the LOC118834259 gene encoding fructose-1,6-bisphosphatase 1-like, yielding MRMGYQTMDYQGPYREDVSTLTRFALERSKQAKGTDQMTQLLISLCAAVKVISCAVRKAGIVQLYGITDPANVTDEEVKKLDVFSNELIINMLRSSSATCVLVSEENTHAIIIEPEKRGKYVVCFDPLDGASNVDCLGSIGSIFGIYRRTSTGEPSQDDALQPGRNTVASGYALYGSATVMVIAMDCGVNCFMLDPDIGEFILVNKDIQIRNRGNIYSINEGYTRDFEPAILEYLEEKKYPQDNTAPYIARYVGSMVADVHRTLVYGGIFLYPANEMSPQGKLRLLYECNPLAFIIERAGGMATTGKEPVLDIVPTEIHQKVPLILGSPEDVKEFLKIYKKHAKK